The proteins below come from a single Parageobacillus thermoglucosidasius genomic window:
- a CDS encoding ISNCY family transposase, whose translation MISNLNNEHAWPYEIDPILEALFRYVDSLSLPETPYVTGRPPVSKKSLLKCFFLKTYFAIGSLRKLVRILQRFRCFQRACGLGEVPHLSTFSRAAKWFREQGFPVFHAQLLKDLEVRYPQIVLIDSTALRSSLYDSQAKWGVSTRYHWFKGYKLHLCTTAEGIILSHVLTTANRNDAAVAPELLVSLKQWDIELVLGDAAYDSEKVRQTAEQSGILLLSPINRRNSEERKDAYGRVLPVFLKTRFGQWLFGLRREIERVFNELKSDGLEQPRWYGFHRYLLHVLCCILMHNFEFLL comes from the coding sequence ATGATTTCCAATTTAAACAACGAACATGCATGGCCTTATGAAATTGATCCAATTTTAGAAGCATTATTTCGATATGTTGACTCGCTATCATTGCCCGAAACACCGTATGTGACAGGAAGACCGCCGGTGTCGAAAAAATCGTTGTTGAAATGTTTCTTTTTGAAAACCTATTTTGCTATTGGTTCCTTGCGAAAATTAGTACGCATTCTGCAGCGTTTTCGCTGTTTTCAACGGGCCTGTGGGCTTGGTGAAGTCCCTCATCTGTCTACGTTCTCCCGCGCGGCGAAGTGGTTCCGGGAACAGGGATTTCCTGTTTTTCATGCACAACTGCTCAAAGATCTAGAAGTTCGGTATCCTCAAATTGTGCTGATCGACAGCACAGCTCTTCGAAGCAGTCTTTACGATTCGCAAGCAAAGTGGGGAGTGTCCACCCGATACCACTGGTTTAAAGGATATAAGCTTCATCTCTGCACCACTGCCGAGGGAATCATTTTATCTCATGTGTTGACCACAGCGAATCGGAATGATGCAGCAGTAGCACCAGAATTGCTTGTTTCTTTAAAGCAGTGGGATATCGAATTGGTATTGGGCGATGCCGCATATGACAGCGAAAAGGTTCGTCAAACAGCGGAGCAGTCAGGAATCCTATTGCTTTCCCCTATCAACCGCCGCAATAGCGAAGAACGAAAAGACGCCTATGGACGTGTTCTTCCTGTCTTTTTGAAAACAAGGTTTGGCCAGTGGCTGTTTGGACTTCGTCGTGAGATTGAACGAGTATTTAATGAATTAAAGAGTGACGGGTTGGAACAGCCAAGATGGTATGGATTTCATCGATATTTACTACATGTGTTATGTTGCATCCTTATGCATAATTTCGAGTTTTTACTCTAG
- a CDS encoding glycerophosphodiester phosphodiesterase, whose translation MTKIFAHRGSAGTHPENTMIAFWEAERAGADGIELDVQLSKDGQIVVIHDETIDRTTDGTGWVKDFTYRELQQFNAAYKFADQYDVCRIPLLEEVLAWIRSTPLLLNIELKNGFIAYETLEQKVIDMIQRYQLEERTVLSSFNHNSMVFCRHLAPNIETAILYMEPLYDPWKYVRAIGADGLHPYHRTVSEPFVRQARNHRVAVRPFTINKEPLMQKMFRYGVDAIFTDYPLKAKKVRQNKKTP comes from the coding sequence ATGACGAAAATTTTCGCGCACCGCGGTTCCGCTGGCACCCATCCGGAAAATACAATGATCGCCTTTTGGGAAGCGGAGCGGGCCGGGGCGGACGGGATTGAATTGGACGTGCAGCTGAGCAAAGACGGACAAATTGTTGTCATTCATGACGAAACGATCGACCGGACGACAGATGGGACTGGCTGGGTAAAAGATTTTACGTACCGCGAATTACAACAATTTAACGCTGCGTATAAATTTGCCGATCAATATGATGTTTGCCGCATCCCTCTGCTCGAGGAAGTGCTGGCATGGATTCGCTCGACACCGTTGCTGTTGAATATTGAACTAAAAAACGGTTTCATTGCGTATGAAACATTGGAGCAAAAAGTCATCGATATGATTCAGCGCTATCAATTGGAAGAACGTACCGTTTTATCGTCTTTTAACCATAATAGCATGGTGTTTTGCCGCCATCTTGCGCCAAATATAGAGACAGCGATATTATATATGGAGCCTTTATACGATCCTTGGAAATACGTTCGAGCGATCGGGGCAGACGGGCTCCATCCTTATCACCGGACAGTGTCAGAACCGTTTGTTCGCCAAGCCCGCAATCACCGAGTGGCGGTGCGTCCGTTTACGATTAATAAAGAGCCGCTGATGCAAAAAATGTTCCGATACGGAGTGGATGCCATTTTTACGGATTATCCGCTTAAGGCGAAAAAAGTGCGCCAAAACAAAAAAACGCCCTGA
- a CDS encoding DUF2627 domain-containing protein encodes MLRIIALLMLVIPGLFAALGIKWMRDTLFGILHSPFPSLSLQFLGGFLLFAAGLAFIGGFILHRDRKRNKVQPRFQKKKKAP; translated from the coding sequence ATGCTGCGAATCATTGCTCTTCTCATGTTAGTCATTCCCGGCTTGTTCGCCGCATTAGGCATTAAATGGATGCGTGACACGTTATTCGGCATTTTGCATTCCCCATTTCCGTCCCTTTCACTGCAATTTTTAGGCGGTTTTCTTTTGTTTGCAGCTGGCTTGGCATTTATCGGGGGATTTATTTTGCATCGTGACCGGAAACGAAACAAAGTCCAGCCGCGGTTTCAAAAAAAGAAAAAAGCGCCCTAA
- a CDS encoding sigma 54-interacting transcriptional regulator gives MKKVLIVGAGNGGTALLKLLDKTAMFQIIAVADIDENAPGIKVAKEKNIPTGTDWRAFINEELDLIIEATGKQGVLEEIRKRCAANTIVVPGTVAQMMAELVKEKEMLIAKLKSETARRDLILNSAHDGMIVVDEFACITDINNSAAEMMEVDKEEVIGKHILEVIPASGLPRVLATKQTEVHQELKLENGKKIITTRIPMMDETGKLIGALAVFKDVTELVKLAEEITDLKEMRMMLEAIIHSSEEAISVVDEHGNGIFINPAYTRLTGLSEEEVIGKPATADIAEGESVHMQVLKTRRPIRGVRMKVGPKKRDVVVNVAPIIVDGVLKGSVGVIHDVSEIQRLTNELNRARHIIRTLEAKYSFADIIGTSEEITVAIEQAKLAAKTPATILLRGESGTGKELFAHAIHNASDRKYNKFIRVNCAAISETLLESELFGYEEGAFSGAKRGGKRGLFEEANNGSIFLDEIGELSANTQAKLLRVLQEGEIVRVGGTKPIPINVRVIAATNVNLEKAIVEGTFREDLYYRLNRMPIYIPPLRARKEDIPALCQHLIQKLNQDYGRNVEGVTPAALDYLLSYDWPGNVRELENILGRAMIFMKFNEVVIDVHHIPPLDISREAPSLHKYEKELEIRPLHEMMEQYEAEIIEQALRKYNNNKTAAARALGISIRNLYYKLEKYGIAKKSTQ, from the coding sequence ATGAAAAAGGTATTGATTGTTGGCGCTGGAAATGGAGGAACGGCGTTATTAAAGCTATTGGATAAAACAGCCATGTTTCAAATTATCGCCGTGGCGGATATTGATGAAAATGCTCCCGGCATAAAAGTGGCGAAAGAAAAAAACATTCCAACCGGAACGGACTGGCGTGCTTTCATAAACGAAGAATTGGACCTTATTATTGAAGCAACGGGAAAGCAAGGAGTGCTGGAGGAGATCCGCAAACGATGTGCCGCAAATACGATCGTCGTTCCGGGAACAGTTGCGCAGATGATGGCCGAGCTTGTCAAAGAAAAAGAAATGCTGATTGCGAAACTGAAAAGCGAAACAGCGCGGCGCGACTTAATTTTGAATTCTGCGCATGACGGCATGATTGTCGTTGATGAATTTGCCTGCATTACAGATATTAATAATAGCGCCGCGGAAATGATGGAAGTGGATAAAGAGGAAGTCATCGGAAAACATATTTTAGAAGTTATTCCGGCAAGCGGATTGCCACGAGTGTTAGCAACGAAACAAACCGAAGTTCATCAAGAATTAAAATTAGAAAATGGCAAAAAAATTATTACAACACGGATTCCAATGATGGATGAAACAGGAAAGCTGATCGGCGCGCTAGCTGTTTTTAAAGATGTTACAGAACTTGTGAAGTTAGCGGAAGAAATTACGGATTTAAAAGAAATGCGCATGATGCTTGAGGCGATTATCCATTCTTCGGAAGAAGCGATTTCGGTTGTTGATGAGCATGGCAATGGCATTTTCATCAATCCCGCTTATACGCGCCTCACCGGTCTGTCGGAAGAAGAAGTCATCGGCAAACCGGCAACTGCTGATATCGCTGAAGGAGAAAGCGTGCATATGCAGGTGCTGAAGACGCGCCGGCCCATTCGCGGCGTGCGCATGAAAGTTGGCCCGAAAAAACGCGATGTGGTGGTGAATGTGGCGCCAATCATCGTTGACGGCGTATTAAAAGGAAGCGTCGGCGTAATTCATGATGTTTCGGAAATCCAACGGCTCACCAATGAATTGAATCGGGCCAGACACATTATCCGCACGCTGGAGGCGAAATATTCATTTGCCGATATTATTGGGACGTCGGAGGAAATAACGGTAGCGATCGAGCAAGCAAAATTGGCGGCAAAAACGCCGGCAACGATTTTGCTTCGCGGCGAATCTGGCACAGGGAAAGAATTGTTTGCCCATGCGATTCATAACGCGAGTGACCGGAAATATAACAAATTTATCCGCGTGAATTGTGCAGCCATTTCTGAAACTCTACTAGAAAGCGAATTATTTGGTTACGAAGAAGGAGCGTTTTCTGGGGCGAAAAGGGGAGGAAAGCGAGGGTTATTTGAAGAAGCAAATAATGGAAGTATTTTCCTTGATGAAATTGGCGAACTTTCCGCCAATACGCAGGCAAAGCTGCTTCGTGTGCTGCAAGAAGGGGAAATCGTCCGCGTCGGCGGCACAAAGCCGATTCCCATTAACGTCCGCGTTATTGCGGCGACAAATGTTAACTTAGAAAAAGCGATTGTGGAAGGAACGTTTCGTGAAGACTTATACTACCGGTTAAACCGTATGCCGATTTATATTCCTCCGTTGCGGGCGAGAAAAGAGGATATCCCCGCCCTGTGCCAGCATTTAATTCAAAAGCTTAACCAAGATTACGGGCGCAATGTCGAAGGGGTGACGCCGGCTGCGCTTGATTATTTATTGTCTTACGATTGGCCGGGAAATGTCCGCGAATTAGAAAATATATTGGGACGAGCGATGATTTTTATGAAGTTTAACGAAGTGGTGATCGATGTTCATCATATTCCGCCGCTGGATATTTCGAGAGAAGCTCCATCTCTTCATAAATATGAGAAGGAGCTGGAAATCCGCCCTCTTCACGAGATGATGGAGCAATACGAAGCGGAAATCATCGAACAAGCGCTGCGGAAATATAACAACAACAAAACGGCGGCGGCACGTGCGCTCGGTATTTCGATTCGCAATTTGTATTACAAGCTGGAGAAATACGGAATTGCCAAAAAAAGCACGCAATAA
- a CDS encoding YycC family protein, with product MRPLQISLETAQKLAKALGMPLEQIMHMPQHILVQKLLELEKKQNEQQ from the coding sequence ATGAGACCGCTGCAAATTTCCTTGGAAACGGCGCAAAAATTAGCGAAAGCGCTTGGGATGCCGCTCGAACAAATTATGCATATGCCTCAGCATATTTTAGTGCAAAAATTGCTCGAATTAGAAAAAAAGCAAAATGAACAACAATAA